The DNA sequence AGGATTGCTGCTCGCCGGTCGCGTTCGGCACGCATCTGCTTCTCCATGGAGTCCTGGATGGAGTGGGGCGGATCGATGGCCTTCAGTTCCACCCGTGAAACGCGGATGCCCCAGCGGCCGGTGGCCTCGTCCAGGACGCCGCGCAGCTGTCCGTTGATCTGGTCCCGCGACGTGAGGGCTTCCTCCAGGTTGAGGCCACCCACCACGTTGCGCAGGGTGGTGGTGGTGAGCTGTTCCACGGCCTGGATGTAGTTGGCGATTTCATACGTGGCCGCCCGCGGGTCCGTCACCTGGAAGTAGACCACCGTGTCGATGGACACCACCAGGTTGTCCTCGGTGATGACCGGCTGCGGCGGAAAGGACACCACTTGTTCACGCAGGTCCAGGAGCGGCAGGAGCCGGTCGACGAAAGGAATCAGGATGGTCAGGCCCGGATTGAGTGTCCGCTGGTACTTGCCGAGCCGTTCAACAACACCGGCGCGGGCCTGCGGAATGATCCGGACGGACCGGACCAAAACTATGATGACAAAGACGATCAGAACCACCAGCACGATGGCCAGTGCGGTTCCGCCTGCGTTTTCCATACAACTCCTTGTTCCCCAATTGTCAGGCTGTATCAGGCCCGGTGGCCGCCGTGGGCGGTACCGAAACCACTGCTGTTGCGCCGTCGATGGCCGCTACGACCACCGTCTGTCCTGCGGGAAGCACTCCCGCAGCGGAGCGCGCACTCCATATATCGCCGCCGATTTTCACCAGGCCGCCGTCGGACGTCACGGCCTCCATCACCACGGCCGGCTCACCGATCAGACGGTCCACGTTGGTTCGCTGCTCGGAGGGGCCCTTCTTCAGGTGGGACAGTGCCACGGGCCGGACAAAGGCCACCATGAGCAGCGACACGATGCAGAAGATGACTACCTGGAGCCAGGGCTCGGCGCCGGCAAAATCGGCTACCAGTGCGGCGAGCGATCCGCCGCCAAGCATGATGAAAAACAGGTCAAGGGTGATCATCTCGATCACTGCAAACGCCAGGAAAGCCGTGAGCCACAGCGCCCACCAGTTTTCCCCAAGCCATTCGAACATTCCTGCTTCCCCCTTCGTCACGGGGGAGCCGCGTCCGCGGACCCGCCAGCAACTGTCTTTTCATCCTAGTCCGCGGACCTGGCCTGTGGGCCGGTTCACAGCGGGTGCCGGGGGATAGTGGCCAAGTCGTTACGGGGCACCGTGGGCAGTAGGCCGAAACACGGACAGCCTGAATTTTGCGTCGGCTTCCACCGGTTCCGGTGAGTCTTCGAGGCGGGCGGCGATCTTGTCCCGGTCAAGGTGGTGGCCCGCCGGTCCCATGAACGCCAGGTCCGCGGCGGCCGCGCGGCCAAGCTTGAGCGGTATGTCCACGTCCAGGGCCTTTTCGGGCTCGAAGTGCCCGGCCAGCGCCTCTGCCAGCCGCTCATCCTTGCCCTCTTCAATGCCAAGCATTCCGGTCACGGCCGCGATGCCCGCCAGGTGTCCGGGCCGCGGTGTCACCACCGCCAGCACCCCCTCCGGTCGCAGGACCCGGGCGAACTCGGCGGGGTTCCGCGGTGCGAAGACCACGGTGACCGCGTCCACCGAGTTGTCCGCCACCGGCAGCGGCCGCCAGATGTCCCACACCAGGTTCACGGCTTCCGGGTTGAGGCGGGCAGCCCGCCTGAGGGCGAATTTCGAGATGTCCAGGCCAATGGCGGACGCCTTCCGCCCCCCGGCAGCTGCAGCATCGAGGATTGCCCGCAGATAGTGTCCGGTCCCCGTTCCCGAGTCAAGCACCACCGCGCCTTCCGGCCGCAGGACGGGTACGACTGCGGAGGCCAGGGCCTGCTGCAGCGGCCCGTAGTGCCCGTTCCCCAGGAAGGCGTACCGTGACGCCACCATCGCGG is a window from the Arthrobacter sp. NicSoilC5 genome containing:
- a CDS encoding SPFH domain-containing protein: MENAGGTALAIVLVVLIVFVIIVLVRSVRIIPQARAGVVERLGKYQRTLNPGLTILIPFVDRLLPLLDLREQVVSFPPQPVITEDNLVVSIDTVVYFQVTDPRAATYEIANYIQAVEQLTTTTLRNVVGGLNLEEALTSRDQINGQLRGVLDEATGRWGIRVSRVELKAIDPPHSIQDSMEKQMRAERDRRAAILTAEGTKQSAILTAEGQRQASILAAEGEAKAAILRADGESQAIQKVFDAIHKGNPDQKLLAYQYLQTLPKLAEGSANKLWIIPSEVGEALKGIGNALGGTNAEGTAGKPLFQDAPTERAQP
- a CDS encoding NfeD family protein, giving the protein MFEWLGENWWALWLTAFLAFAVIEMITLDLFFIMLGGGSLAALVADFAGAEPWLQVVIFCIVSLLMVAFVRPVALSHLKKGPSEQRTNVDRLIGEPAVVMEAVTSDGGLVKIGGDIWSARSAAGVLPAGQTVVVAAIDGATAVVSVPPTAATGPDTA
- a CDS encoding methyltransferase domain-containing protein, producing MPSADLPLLCPVCSHPLEYLEAEATRQPRLVCPSGHSFDAARQGYFNLLVGKGTPFEPDSAAMVASRYAFLGNGHYGPLQQALASAVVPVLRPEGAVVLDSGTGTGHYLRAILDAAAAGGRKASAIGLDISKFALRRAARLNPEAVNLVWDIWRPLPVADNSVDAVTVVFAPRNPAEFARVLRPEGVLAVVTPRPGHLAGIAAVTGMLGIEEGKDERLAEALAGHFEPEKALDVDIPLKLGRAAAADLAFMGPAGHHLDRDKIAARLEDSPEPVEADAKFRLSVFRPTAHGAP